A single genomic interval of Melanotaenia boesemani isolate fMelBoe1 chromosome 4, fMelBoe1.pri, whole genome shotgun sequence harbors:
- the LOC121638015 gene encoding CMRF35-like molecule 3, translated as MFKICMCTCLLLSLTIVEMKALKVTGHVGEKVTFKCCNWKTWTEIRTNVKYLCEKPCKQDKHIIIKAAFSMTEKKDRIQITNVDDCLLVTFMDLKLSDSKTYYCGVERFIWDSFIEVNLQVIDGPITSVTTTTAGLTSSFPVTTTSTMSSRLDMTTNSALSYSTLHDTTTATAVKGAGSVPYLIVGFIVTIVSLIVLLQLMRTMKRQHKMDGSFPPDYPQDNADVVSFFNFMLIIWILIVRTPDVKTSKLKAKLCL; from the exons atgtttaaaatctgtATGTGTACTTGTCTTCTCCTCA GTTTGACGATTGTGGAGATGAAGGCTCTCAAAGTAACGGGCCATGTTGGTGAAAAGGTGACATTTAAATGTTGTAACTGGAAAACTTGGACAGAAATACGAACTAATGTTAAGTATCTTTGTGAAAAACCATGCAAACAAGACAAGCACATCATCATCAAAGCAGCATTTAGTATGACTGAGAAAAAGGACAGAATACAGATAACAAACGTAGATGATTGTTTGTTGGTGACTTTCATGGATCTCAAATTGTCAGACTCCAAAACATATTATTGTGGAGTGGAGCGATTTATCTGGGATTCATTTATAGAGGTGAATCTTCAAGTTATTGATG GTCCGATAACCTCTGttacaacaactacagctggtTTGACATCATCATTTCCTGTGACAACAACGAGCACCATGTCCTCAAGGTTGGATATGACTACAAATTCAGCTTTGTCATACAGCACCCTTCATGACACAACTACAGCAACTGCAGTGAAAGGAGCCG GAAGTGTACCGTACCTGATTGTAGGTTTCATTGTGACGATAGTTTCACTGATTGTCCTGTTGCAGCTTATGAGGACTATGAAGAGACAACATA AAATGgatggaagttttcctcctGATTATCCACAAGACAATGCAGATGTTGTaagtttctttaattttatgctAATAATATG GATTCTGATTGTGAGAACACCAGACGTGAAGACCAGCAAACTGAAAGCCAAACTCTGCCTTTGA